Proteins encoded in a region of the Paenibacillus wynnii genome:
- a CDS encoding aldo/keto reductase: MQYAKLGKSGMKVSRLCLGTMNFGPQTDEKEAFRIMDAALDAGVNFFDTANVYGWGENSGLTESIMGRWFKQGGGRREKVVLATKVYGAMSDKLDGPNDEGGLSSYIIRRHLEASLQRLQTDHIELYQMHHVDRSVSWDELWNAFELAVNQGKIGYVGSSNFAGWDIAIAQQEAKARGFLGLVSEQHKYSLTCRLPELEVLPASRSLGLGIIPWSPLDGGLLGRNALMKIEGSRSGGNAERVEQHKSQLEAFAALSMELGEPQDNIALAWLLANPAVTAPIIGPRTLEQFESALRSLEVVLDESVMARLDEIFPGPGGEAPNAYAW, from the coding sequence GTGCAATACGCAAAGCTTGGTAAATCAGGCATGAAGGTTAGCCGCCTTTGTCTGGGAACGATGAATTTTGGTCCACAAACGGATGAGAAAGAAGCCTTCCGCATTATGGACGCTGCCCTGGATGCCGGCGTTAACTTTTTTGATACCGCTAATGTCTATGGCTGGGGTGAGAATTCCGGCCTGACGGAAAGTATTATGGGTCGGTGGTTCAAGCAAGGCGGCGGACGCCGGGAAAAAGTTGTACTCGCCACTAAAGTATATGGTGCTATGAGTGATAAGCTGGATGGCCCGAACGATGAAGGTGGACTTTCCTCCTACATTATCCGCCGTCACTTAGAGGCTTCGCTGCAGCGCCTTCAGACCGATCATATTGAGTTATATCAAATGCACCATGTAGACCGCAGCGTTTCATGGGACGAGCTATGGAACGCCTTTGAGCTTGCAGTCAACCAAGGAAAGATTGGTTATGTCGGTTCTAGTAATTTCGCCGGCTGGGATATAGCAATAGCACAACAAGAGGCAAAGGCACGCGGCTTCTTAGGTCTTGTATCGGAGCAGCATAAATACAGTCTGACCTGCCGCTTGCCGGAGCTTGAAGTGCTCCCTGCTTCCCGTAGCCTCGGGCTTGGCATTATTCCATGGAGTCCATTGGACGGGGGCCTTCTTGGCCGTAACGCACTCATGAAAATTGAAGGCAGCCGCAGCGGGGGCAATGCAGAGCGTGTGGAGCAGCATAAGAGCCAGCTTGAAGCCTTTGCAGCTTTGAGTATGGAGCTTGGTGAGCCACAAGATAATATTGCCTTAGCATGGCTCCTAGCGAACCCTGCCGTTACAGCACCTATTATCGGCCCACGTACACTGGAGCAATTCGAAAGCGCATTGCGCAGTCTTGAGGTTGTATTAGACGAGTCCGTGATGGCCCGCCTGGATGAGATTTTCCCAGGCCCAGGAGGAGAAGCTCCTAATGCCTACGCCTGGTAA
- a CDS encoding ATP-binding protein: MLREYQEGLLLSARSFQSGLINTTYENVLENLDSGIMLFDEEGILSFINSQMYTILDMKRHALVGCTILSMLSHVQLSRAKKRRVLNIYRETIYKGKSAYEFVDEFGRYWRVSVTYGEKMNGQYLFVIKEISDYKRIEQTAYQNDNLAMLGKLSASIAHEIRNPLTSIRGFIQLLRPHLSQLGKEEYAKIILAEIDRANDIIHEFLASSKPSVPQVGIIPVSLLLREVVLLTESEALMKGCEIHLHPFAEDLNISVDVKQMKQVVINIIRNAMEAITERDDDYTGRIEIGARREGAEVRIFISDNGEGMSICTLDRLFNPFFTTKKNGTGLGLSVSDKIIRNHGGCISVSSKLNEGTSFIISLPLIQ; encoded by the coding sequence ATGTTACGCGAATATCAGGAAGGTTTGCTGTTATCAGCAAGATCGTTTCAATCCGGCCTCATAAATACTACATATGAGAACGTTCTGGAGAACTTGGACAGTGGAATTATGCTTTTTGATGAAGAAGGAATTCTCAGCTTTATTAACAGTCAGATGTATACCATCCTGGACATGAAACGCCATGCTCTTGTAGGGTGTACTATCCTCAGTATGTTATCTCATGTTCAATTAAGCCGTGCCAAGAAAAGAAGAGTATTGAATATTTACAGGGAAACGATTTACAAGGGGAAATCCGCATACGAGTTTGTAGATGAATTTGGCCGTTATTGGCGGGTATCCGTGACCTACGGAGAAAAGATGAATGGGCAATATTTGTTTGTTATTAAGGAAATCTCTGATTACAAGCGTATTGAACAAACGGCTTATCAGAATGATAATCTGGCTATGCTCGGGAAACTGTCTGCCTCAATTGCCCATGAGATACGTAATCCATTAACATCCATACGCGGTTTTATCCAATTACTTCGCCCCCACCTTTCTCAGTTGGGCAAAGAAGAGTATGCCAAGATTATTCTGGCAGAAATTGACCGTGCGAATGATATTATTCATGAATTCCTTGCATCCTCCAAACCCTCTGTTCCCCAAGTTGGAATCATTCCGGTATCTCTTCTGCTTAGGGAGGTTGTATTGCTAACCGAGAGTGAAGCCCTGATGAAGGGTTGCGAGATTCACCTGCATCCTTTTGCCGAAGATTTAAATATTTCGGTGGATGTGAAACAGATGAAGCAGGTGGTTATTAACATCATAAGAAATGCAATGGAAGCGATAACAGAAAGGGACGATGATTATACCGGCAGGATAGAGATTGGGGCACGGCGCGAAGGGGCTGAAGTGCGCATTTTTATATCTGATAATGGGGAAGGGATGAGTATTTGTACCCTGGATCGCTTGTTCAATCCTTTTTTTACGACTAAGAAAAATGGGACGGGACTGGGGCTGTCAGTTAGTGACAAGATCATCAGAAATCATGGGGGATGCATTTCAGTCAGCAGCAAGCTCAATGAAGGTACCAGCTTTATAATCTCACTTCCTCTTATTCAATAA
- a CDS encoding leucyl aminopeptidase, translating to MNIGWRSGVPLSTLTGDVLIRIISELEIKDGGLSSEWDSKIGGLASLGIFEGKLQQSYVLPLEKESNFPAVILIGRGDRILSADELRLMFAQIARAAVRLKAENLVIQIPNGIGDWTAEVDLAAVAHTFSEGLLLGAYIRKHYKQEQPQYGGITSALFYIEQEIDEPEGELWTAGVERGQAFGEATLLARTLTNIPGNMLVPADLAVSAVEIAERYGFPVEVLDEREIMHKGMGGLWAVGKGSINLPRMIVIRYQGTGHWENVIGLVGKGITFDTGGVSLKRAPGMEDMISEMGGAAAVLGVAEALGRLRPRINVVMVIPAAENMVSANAFKPGDVITSLSGRTIEVLNTDAEGRVVLADALTYAREWGAERIIDIATLTGAVLSTLGDVATGVVTNDEAFLQEFTAASQRTGEKIWPLPAYPEFKDMLKSEVADLRNATGGYGAAITAGLFIGTFAEGKPWLHLDIAGTAFLSKERGVNPKGATGVMVRTLLEWMLSQAEN from the coding sequence ATGAATATTGGATGGAGGAGCGGAGTTCCGCTTTCAACGTTAACGGGTGATGTTCTAATTCGGATTATTTCGGAATTAGAAATAAAGGATGGCGGACTTTCATCAGAATGGGATTCGAAAATAGGTGGGTTGGCCTCGCTTGGGATATTCGAGGGGAAGTTGCAGCAAAGTTATGTTCTGCCGCTAGAGAAGGAATCTAACTTTCCCGCGGTCATCTTAATCGGTAGGGGAGACCGTATTCTCAGTGCAGATGAACTGCGTCTAATGTTTGCCCAAATTGCACGGGCAGCAGTTAGACTTAAAGCTGAGAATCTGGTTATTCAGATCCCTAATGGAATAGGCGATTGGACGGCTGAGGTAGATTTGGCAGCAGTTGCACATACCTTTAGTGAAGGTCTTCTACTCGGAGCATATATACGGAAACATTACAAACAAGAGCAACCTCAATATGGGGGCATAACCTCGGCTTTGTTTTATATAGAGCAGGAAATTGATGAGCCTGAGGGAGAACTTTGGACTGCAGGTGTTGAGCGTGGGCAGGCCTTTGGAGAAGCCACCCTATTAGCACGTACTTTAACTAATATTCCTGGAAACATGCTGGTGCCGGCTGATCTGGCTGTGTCCGCTGTGGAGATTGCAGAGAGGTATGGCTTCCCTGTGGAGGTATTGGATGAACGTGAAATTATGCATAAGGGGATGGGGGGATTATGGGCAGTGGGTAAGGGCAGTATTAACCTGCCGCGAATGATTGTAATCCGCTATCAAGGAACAGGGCATTGGGAGAATGTAATTGGACTGGTAGGTAAAGGCATCACGTTTGATACGGGTGGTGTTTCCCTGAAACGTGCTCCAGGAATGGAGGACATGATTAGCGAAATGGGTGGAGCAGCCGCCGTATTGGGCGTTGCAGAGGCGCTGGGGAGATTGCGTCCACGAATTAATGTAGTGATGGTGATCCCTGCCGCCGAAAATATGGTCTCAGCGAATGCATTCAAGCCTGGTGATGTCATTACTTCTCTCAGCGGTCGTACAATTGAAGTTCTAAATACGGACGCAGAAGGCCGGGTTGTGCTGGCAGATGCTCTTACTTATGCCAGAGAGTGGGGAGCAGAACGCATCATTGATATCGCCACGCTCACAGGTGCTGTGCTTTCAACTTTAGGAGATGTTGCTACAGGCGTGGTCACGAACGATGAAGCCTTTTTGCAGGAATTCACAGCCGCCTCTCAGAGAACGGGGGAGAAAATCTGGCCCTTGCCAGCCTACCCTGAATTTAAGGATATGTTGAAAAGTGAGGTCGCCGATCTTCGCAATGCTACAGGAGGATATGGAGCAGCAATAACAGCAGGACTATTTATCGGTACCTTCGCTGAAGGAAAGCCCTGGCTCCACTTGGACATTGCAGGTACAGCATTCCTCTCCAAGGAGCGCGGAGTCAATCCGAAAGGGGCTACAGGGGTGATGGTTCGCACCCTTTTGGAATGGATGCTAAGTCAGGCCGAGAATTAA
- a CDS encoding aldolase catalytic domain-containing protein: protein MKINHSKIVDCTIRDGGLVNNWDFSVEFVQNLYAGLNEAGVDYMEIGYKNSPKLLKGAEGAGPWRFLNDDFLRKVIPQKGHTKLSALVDIGRVDENDILPRSESMLDLIRVACYSKDVDKALQLVQTFHNLGYETTINIMALSNVMENELLEAFEQISESVVDVVYIVDSYGSLDHNDMKYLIEKFKTHLPNKRLGVHTHNNLQLAFSNTLVANEHGVELLDASCYGMGRAAGNCPTELLVTHLKNTRYTLRPVLDIVERLMIPLREKEEWGYIIPYMITGTLDEHPRSAMALRSSADKDQAVDFYDKLTTPEVTFGDK, encoded by the coding sequence GTGAAGATTAATCATAGCAAAATCGTCGACTGTACCATCCGTGACGGAGGACTTGTGAACAACTGGGATTTCAGTGTGGAATTTGTACAAAATCTTTACGCGGGTCTTAATGAGGCCGGTGTTGATTATATGGAAATCGGCTATAAAAATTCCCCTAAGCTGCTTAAAGGCGCTGAAGGTGCCGGCCCATGGAGATTTCTTAATGATGATTTTCTCCGCAAGGTTATTCCGCAAAAGGGTCATACCAAGCTCTCTGCCCTCGTGGATATTGGACGTGTGGATGAGAATGATATTTTGCCGCGCAGCGAAAGCATGCTCGATCTGATTCGTGTGGCTTGCTACAGCAAAGATGTGGACAAGGCGCTTCAACTTGTACAAACCTTTCATAACTTAGGTTATGAAACAACTATCAACATTATGGCATTATCTAATGTAATGGAGAATGAACTTCTTGAAGCCTTCGAGCAGATCAGTGAAAGTGTAGTGGATGTGGTCTACATCGTCGATTCCTATGGCAGCTTGGATCATAATGATATGAAGTACCTGATCGAGAAATTCAAAACTCACCTGCCAAACAAGCGTTTAGGCGTACATACCCATAACAATTTGCAATTGGCCTTCTCTAATACCCTTGTTGCTAATGAACACGGTGTAGAGCTGCTGGATGCTTCCTGTTACGGGATGGGACGTGCTGCAGGCAATTGCCCAACGGAACTGCTTGTTACCCATTTGAAAAATACACGTTATACTTTACGCCCGGTACTTGATATCGTTGAACGTCTAATGATTCCATTGCGGGAGAAAGAAGAGTGGGGATATATCATTCCTTATATGATCACGGGTACTCTTGATGAGCATCCTCGTTCCGCTATGGCTTTGCGTTCCTCCGCGGACAAGGATCAAGCTGTTGATTTCTATGATAAGCTTACAACTCCGGAAGTAACCTTTGGTGACAAATAA
- a CDS encoding putative bifunctional diguanylate cyclase/phosphodiesterase, translated as MKQEEKKTIHAAIGGALLFLLIQIFHSSLNQAYDWDMLSAFYLIAGCCNVAFAFSIFAQGWLFFSNRLSKGRLYTAALFLGVSIFDFIHTLGFVGVPFISSYISSGESLWILTFSRLASSIGILVIFSKEDTPVTITDKVRVFRKAFVLILAALAVVAFGHTLFPQFISPLALEALKRILDMLVLLIYLIAVAVIVYPGKVEKSASLLIIIRSLIFFVFGQVFFMNPAAINDVDNLIGMICSGIAYYLLLQGVYRLTIEEPFQEYEAIEAQINYLAYHDDLTGLPNRRRLMQRVEEMILTGEKDRSKGFSALVIMNINHFKNINDSLGHFAGDRMLQTVSERINSEARRNEELFSMGADEFAFLMTERSSLEGSMTRARELLRLFELPIELESGEYHISLSLGMSVFPGDGETAEQLIQNADTAVHNAKDQGVEIRRYVPAMQMKAKERLKLENDMRRALERNEFYLVYQPQVHLDTEEIVGMEALLRWDHPKRGLISPSEFIPIAEESGLIVSIGEWVLKTACLQNKMWQNAGYQPICVSINLSMRQFLQPNLAGKIGAILSDIGLEACYVDLEITESMTLDKETTFDQLKRLKELGVFISIDDFGTGYSSLHYLKNMPIDRLKIDRSFVQEVMEDSNDAAIVSTITSMAHHLKLKVTAEGVENKDQLQFLRQQRCHDAQGFLFSKPIRALEFEKSFLKMLRVEIPS; from the coding sequence ATGAAACAAGAAGAGAAAAAGACTATTCATGCAGCTATAGGTGGGGCACTGCTCTTCCTGCTGATTCAGATTTTCCACAGTTCCCTTAACCAGGCTTATGATTGGGATATGCTGTCCGCATTTTATCTGATTGCTGGCTGCTGCAATGTAGCCTTTGCTTTTTCCATATTTGCACAGGGATGGCTTTTTTTCTCCAACCGTTTATCTAAGGGAAGGCTGTATACTGCTGCACTTTTTTTAGGTGTTAGCATCTTCGACTTTATTCACACCCTCGGCTTTGTAGGTGTACCGTTCATATCTTCGTATATCAGTTCTGGAGAATCCCTTTGGATTCTTACCTTCTCACGACTTGCCAGTTCTATTGGTATATTGGTTATTTTCAGCAAAGAAGACACGCCGGTTACCATTACTGATAAGGTCAGAGTATTTCGTAAAGCATTTGTGTTGATATTAGCTGCTTTGGCAGTGGTTGCTTTTGGTCATACCTTATTCCCGCAGTTCATAAGTCCATTGGCTCTGGAAGCGCTGAAACGAATATTGGATATGCTTGTGCTACTAATCTACCTCATTGCAGTTGCTGTTATTGTATATCCGGGGAAGGTGGAGAAATCTGCTTCGCTGCTTATCATTATCCGATCGTTAATCTTCTTTGTTTTTGGACAAGTTTTCTTTATGAATCCAGCCGCTATTAACGATGTAGATAATCTAATCGGTATGATTTGCAGCGGAATTGCCTATTACCTATTGCTGCAAGGGGTCTATCGATTAACGATTGAAGAGCCCTTTCAAGAGTATGAGGCGATAGAAGCCCAAATTAATTATTTAGCCTATCATGATGATTTGACGGGTCTCCCGAACAGACGCCGCTTGATGCAGCGTGTTGAGGAGATGATTCTGACTGGAGAGAAAGACAGAAGTAAAGGCTTTTCAGCGCTAGTAATCATGAATATTAATCATTTTAAAAATATCAATGACTCTCTAGGGCATTTTGCCGGGGATCGTATGCTGCAAACCGTATCTGAGCGGATAAACTCTGAAGCCCGACGTAATGAAGAACTATTCAGTATGGGGGCAGATGAGTTCGCCTTTCTTATGACGGAAAGGTCGAGTCTAGAGGGGAGTATGACCCGGGCTAGAGAATTGCTGAGACTATTCGAATTACCGATTGAGCTGGAATCTGGAGAATACCACATTTCTCTAAGTCTCGGGATGAGTGTCTTTCCCGGTGACGGAGAAACCGCTGAGCAGCTGATTCAGAATGCGGATACCGCAGTCCATAATGCCAAGGATCAAGGGGTTGAAATTCGCCGCTACGTACCCGCTATGCAGATGAAAGCCAAGGAACGCCTGAAGCTGGAAAATGATATGCGGAGAGCGCTTGAACGTAATGAATTCTACCTGGTCTATCAGCCGCAAGTTCACCTTGATACAGAAGAAATCGTAGGAATGGAGGCGCTGCTGCGCTGGGATCATCCGAAGCGCGGGCTAATCTCCCCCTCTGAATTCATTCCGATTGCAGAGGAGAGCGGGTTGATTGTCTCTATTGGCGAATGGGTGCTCAAGACGGCTTGTCTTCAGAATAAAATGTGGCAGAATGCAGGTTATCAGCCTATCTGTGTATCTATAAACCTCTCGATGCGTCAATTTCTGCAGCCAAATCTGGCAGGTAAAATCGGTGCAATCCTTAGTGATATCGGTTTAGAAGCATGTTATGTCGATCTGGAAATCACAGAGAGTATGACGCTGGATAAAGAAACGACCTTTGACCAATTGAAGCGCTTGAAGGAGCTTGGGGTATTTATCAGTATTGATGATTTTGGTACGGGCTATAGCTCACTTCATTATCTGAAAAATATGCCGATAGACCGCTTGAAAATTGATCGCTCCTTTGTTCAAGAGGTTATGGAAGACAGCAACGATGCGGCTATTGTCTCAACCATTACCTCGATGGCACATCATTTGAAGCTTAAGGTTACAGCTGAAGGTGTAGAGAATAAGGATCAACTGCAGTTCTTGCGGCAGCAGCGCTGTCATGATGCACAAGGGTTCTTGTTCAGCAAGCCCATTCGAGCGCTGGAATTTGAAAAGTCTTTTTTGAAAATGCTTAGAGTAGAAATCCCCTCATAA
- a CDS encoding peroxiredoxin gives MAERLVGRPAPDFTMETVSGDGKDFGKVSLSDYRGKWLVFFFYPLDFTFVCPTEITALSDAADQFAALDTEILGVSVDSIHSHKAWISTPKDSNGLGQLSFPLASDITKNVAKDYGILIEEEGIALRGLFIIDPDGELKYQVVNHNDVGRSVEETLRVLQALQSGGLCAMNWKPGDKNL, from the coding sequence ATGGCAGAACGTTTGGTAGGTAGACCGGCTCCCGATTTTACAATGGAAACAGTATCTGGTGACGGCAAAGATTTTGGTAAAGTAAGCTTGTCCGACTATCGCGGCAAATGGCTTGTATTCTTCTTCTATCCACTTGATTTCACATTTGTATGCCCGACAGAAATCACAGCTCTTAGTGATGCTGCAGATCAATTCGCGGCACTTGATACAGAAATTCTTGGGGTCAGCGTGGATTCAATCCACAGCCACAAGGCATGGATCAGCACACCTAAAGACTCTAACGGTCTGGGTCAGTTGAGCTTCCCTCTTGCATCCGATATCACTAAGAATGTGGCGAAGGATTATGGTATATTAATTGAAGAAGAAGGCATTGCCCTTCGTGGTCTGTTCATCATCGACCCTGATGGCGAGTTGAAATATCAGGTCGTGAACCATAACGATGTAGGTCGCAGCGTAGAAGAAACACTTCGTGTACTTCAAGCACTGCAATCGGGCGGTTTATGTGCAATGAACTGGAAACCGGGCGATAAGAACCTGTAA
- a CDS encoding FeoB-associated Cys-rich membrane protein: MINVLIVGLIFGYSGWMLYRHVQKGKKGACAGCDKGKTCEAASMDSPFSCNSGSLNTSIKSK, encoded by the coding sequence ATGATAAATGTGTTGATTGTAGGTCTTATATTCGGATATTCAGGATGGATGTTGTACCGTCATGTACAAAAAGGCAAAAAAGGAGCCTGTGCCGGTTGTGACAAGGGTAAAACCTGTGAGGCTGCATCCATGGATTCTCCTTTTTCTTGTAACAGCGGAAGCCTTAATACAAGCATTAAAAGTAAGTAA
- the leuB gene encoding 3-isopropylmalate dehydrogenase — MSNVKKIAVIAGDGIGPEVVAEAEKVLKVTEEVFGYKFETEHALFGGIAIDQRGTPLPEDTLEICRSADAVLLGAVGGPQWDNNPKELRPETGLLGIRKALGLFSNLRPAVVFDCLKDASTLKPEVLEGTDLMVVRELTGGIYFGEKLRRQGEFGEEAVDTCVYNVVEIERIVRQAFEIAQKRRKKLASVDKANVLETSRLWREVVNKLAPEYPDVELEHVLVDNCAMQLLRRPSSFDVIVTENMFGDILSDEAAMLTGSIGMLASASMGEGSYGLYEPVHGSAPDIAGQGLANPIATILSLALMFRLTFGYEDAAAAIEAAVAEVLDAGHRTSDIAVDKSKAISTTEMGNLIAAAIRKA, encoded by the coding sequence ATGAGCAACGTAAAAAAAATCGCAGTAATCGCCGGCGACGGCATCGGACCTGAAGTTGTAGCTGAAGCTGAAAAAGTATTGAAAGTGACCGAAGAGGTATTCGGTTACAAGTTCGAGACTGAGCATGCTCTCTTTGGAGGAATTGCCATTGATCAGAGAGGTACACCGCTGCCGGAAGATACGCTGGAAATTTGCCGAAGTGCAGATGCAGTGCTTCTGGGGGCAGTAGGTGGACCCCAATGGGACAACAATCCGAAGGAACTTCGTCCGGAGACAGGACTGCTCGGCATTCGTAAAGCGTTGGGGTTATTCTCTAACCTTCGTCCTGCTGTTGTTTTTGATTGCTTGAAGGATGCTTCCACCTTGAAGCCTGAAGTACTTGAAGGTACGGACCTTATGGTTGTGCGTGAACTGACCGGTGGTATCTACTTCGGTGAGAAGCTGCGCCGTCAAGGAGAGTTCGGCGAAGAAGCCGTAGATACTTGCGTATATAATGTTGTAGAAATCGAACGTATTGTACGTCAGGCTTTCGAGATTGCCCAGAAACGCCGCAAGAAGCTGGCTTCTGTCGACAAAGCCAACGTATTGGAGACATCACGTCTGTGGCGTGAGGTAGTAAACAAGCTTGCTCCGGAATATCCGGATGTAGAGTTGGAGCACGTACTGGTTGATAATTGCGCCATGCAGCTTCTTCGCCGTCCATCCAGCTTTGACGTAATTGTCACTGAGAATATGTTCGGTGATATTCTGAGTGATGAAGCAGCGATGCTTACCGGTTCTATTGGTATGCTTGCTTCTGCTTCAATGGGTGAAGGCAGCTACGGGTTGTACGAGCCTGTACACGGTTCAGCACCTGACATTGCAGGACAAGGACTGGCTAACCCAATTGCAACCATTCTATCGCTTGCGTTAATGTTCCGATTGACCTTCGGGTATGAGGATGCGGCAGCAGCGATTGAAGCAGCTGTAGCTGAGGTTCTCGATGCAGGACACCGCACAAGCGACATTGCCGTAGATAAGAGTAAAGCGATTAGTACGACAGAAATGGGTAATTTAATTGCTGCAGCTATCCGTAAAGCGTAA
- a CDS encoding FeoA family protein produces the protein MVLLPCSLLHLQPGTIGSIHKIDGMNPILRRRLADLGVSEGVIISLKGKGPFLGPITLECNGQLFAIRRKEASRIEVNVS, from the coding sequence ATGGTCTTACTACCCTGCTCCCTATTACATCTACAACCGGGCACAATAGGCTCTATTCATAAAATTGATGGAATGAATCCCATTTTACGCCGTCGGCTTGCCGATTTGGGCGTTTCCGAAGGCGTCATCATCAGCCTCAAAGGAAAAGGTCCTTTTCTAGGACCTATTACATTGGAATGCAACGGTCAGTTATTCGCTATCCGTCGCAAGGAGGCTTCAAGGATTGAAGTCAATGTCTCATGA
- the feoB gene encoding ferrous iron transport protein B, translating to MRSVALIGNPNTGKTSLFNTLTSSYEYVGNWAGVTVEKKVGDLKNGAGKLIDLPGIYSLHPLSRDEGVAAQYLLEESPEAVINIVDASQLERNLLLTLQLLEYGKPTVLGLNMMDVANARGIHVNPEVLQSRLGISVLPLIARTGKGSGQVLSIVEKPSSIPPVHFKLNYGEITELAISTIEKELQHTPHLPNHRWVALQLLEQNPVVLEFLKSRVDTVKLLAIYEACQSELQIKKLALTLPQWIRSIRMDYIRSLCKDALDTSGQKPHNLTERLDTVLTHRFLGLPLFIFFMYALFKTTFDWVGGPLSGLIDGLLSGPVSEGTASLLQYIGASSFTHALIIDGIIGGVGGVLVFVPQIFILFLIISFLEDSGYMARVCLLMDSTMERMGLNGKAFIPFIIGFGCNVPAIMAARSIEQPKDRMLTTLLMPLMSCSARLPVYALFAAVFFPTQQAAAILSMYVMGIIFALLLCKLFSRYLFKNEASIFIIELPPYRLPQIKTLSRSTWEKGKGFLRKAGTIILAGSVIIWLMSYAGPGGLDVEMDFSYLAKFGGIIAPLLEPLGFGTWQAGATLVPGFLAKEVVVSTMNIIYHTPDAAGLQSQVSQTFTPLSSISFMAFILLYIPCLATVGVIKKETASWKWTFFSMGYCLVLAYVVCLIIYQGGRLLGWA from the coding sequence ATGAGATCGGTCGCATTGATTGGCAACCCCAACACAGGAAAGACCTCTCTTTTCAACACACTTACTTCATCTTATGAATATGTCGGGAACTGGGCCGGGGTAACCGTAGAGAAAAAGGTGGGCGACCTGAAGAACGGGGCCGGTAAGCTGATAGATCTACCCGGCATCTACTCCCTGCACCCGCTCTCCCGGGATGAAGGCGTAGCGGCTCAATACTTACTTGAGGAGTCCCCTGAAGCGGTTATCAACATTGTAGATGCCTCACAGCTGGAACGGAACTTGCTGCTCACTCTGCAACTTCTTGAATACGGAAAACCGACAGTACTTGGTTTGAATATGATGGACGTCGCAAATGCTCGGGGCATTCATGTCAATCCGGAAGTCCTTCAATCGCGCTTAGGCATTTCCGTCCTACCGCTTATCGCTAGAACCGGCAAAGGCAGTGGACAGGTTTTAAGCATTGTAGAGAAGCCCTCATCCATACCTCCGGTTCATTTCAAGCTTAACTACGGTGAAATTACCGAACTCGCCATATCTACTATAGAAAAGGAATTACAACATACACCTCATTTGCCTAATCACCGTTGGGTTGCCTTGCAATTACTTGAGCAGAATCCGGTTGTTCTGGAATTCTTGAAGTCACGTGTAGATACAGTTAAACTGCTGGCTATTTATGAGGCTTGTCAAAGCGAATTGCAAATCAAGAAGCTGGCCTTGACTCTTCCGCAGTGGATTCGTTCCATACGCATGGACTACATCCGTTCGTTATGCAAAGACGCTCTCGATACATCCGGGCAAAAGCCGCATAACCTGACGGAACGACTCGATACCGTGCTGACACACCGTTTTTTGGGACTGCCATTGTTCATATTCTTTATGTATGCTTTATTCAAAACAACCTTCGATTGGGTAGGCGGACCTTTATCTGGTCTTATAGACGGTCTGCTCTCCGGTCCTGTAAGTGAGGGAACTGCCTCGTTGCTTCAATATATCGGAGCATCCAGCTTTACTCATGCACTCATTATTGACGGTATTATTGGCGGTGTCGGCGGTGTTCTTGTCTTCGTCCCGCAGATTTTCATTCTGTTTCTCATTATCTCTTTCTTAGAGGATTCAGGTTACATGGCCAGAGTATGTCTGCTAATGGACAGTACCATGGAGAGAATGGGTCTGAACGGGAAAGCCTTCATTCCATTTATTATCGGCTTCGGCTGCAACGTCCCTGCAATTATGGCGGCGCGCAGTATCGAACAGCCTAAAGACCGGATGCTGACCACACTTCTGATGCCGCTGATGTCCTGCTCTGCAAGACTTCCAGTGTACGCCTTATTTGCAGCCGTATTCTTCCCAACTCAGCAGGCGGCAGCCATATTATCAATGTACGTGATGGGTATCATCTTCGCTCTGTTATTATGCAAGCTGTTCTCCAGATACTTATTTAAAAATGAAGCATCGATCTTTATTATCGAGCTTCCTCCATACCGTTTACCGCAGATCAAGACCCTGTCACGGAGCACTTGGGAAAAAGGTAAAGGCTTCCTACGCAAGGCAGGTACCATTATCCTTGCAGGTTCAGTCATTATCTGGCTGATGTCTTATGCCGGACCGGGCGGATTAGATGTAGAGATGGACTTCAGTTATTTAGCAAAATTCGGCGGTATTATTGCACCTTTGCTTGAGCCTCTAGGCTTTGGAACATGGCAAGCAGGAGCCACGCTTGTACCGGGTTTCCTGGCTAAGGAAGTCGTTGTATCCACTATGAATATTATTTACCACACTCCGGATGCTGCCGGATTGCAAAGCCAAGTTTCGCAGACATTCACACCACTGAGCTCAATCAGCTTCATGGCCTTTATTCTTCTCTATATCCCTTGTCTGGCTACAGTAGGTGTTATTAAGAAAGAAACAGCTTCTTGGAAATGGACCTTTTTCTCCATGGGTTATTGTCTAGTTCTGGCGTATGTAGTATGTTTGATCATTTACCAAGGCGGACGGCTGTTGGGCTGGGCATAA